From Sediminibacterium sp. TEGAF015, a single genomic window includes:
- the uvrA gene encoding excinuclease ABC subunit UvrA, producing MAKKSIPSSSIPANDNDFIQVMGAREHNLKNIDIAIPKNKLVVFTGVSGSGKSSLAFDTIYNEGQRRYMESFGAYARQFMGDMERPDVDKITGLSPVISIEQKTTNKNPRSTVGTVTEVYDFLRLLFARIGEAYSYETGKKMVKFSEEEIVENIYTKYKNKKVSLLAPLIRGRKGHYRELFEDIRKKGFLKVRVDGEILDLTPKLQVDRYKIHDIEVVIDRLQVTDDLRVRVSQSVQQTLKMGKDLMFLLLNDSNKTVQYAKQLMCEDTGISYEEPSPNSFSFNSPYGACNTCKGLGHMYSIDLSAVIPDPNLSIKEGGIAPLGVQRDAYMFRNVEQLARKNKINLDKPVKDLPVAGLNILLYGNPDGDSLMVDPAETEGVGADPYAGEFEGIIPMLKRWFAGVKSDGMREWVEQYMELKVCTSCNGDRLRKESLWFKIDNKNIAELSALNLDKLQQWFTNLEERLSKKQNVIAKDILKEIRERLQFLLDVGLTYLSLNRSSRTLSGGESQRIRLATQIGSQLQGITYILDEPSIGLHQRDNHQLIQALKNLRDIGNSVLVVEHDKDIMLAADYLVDIGPRAGKYGGTIVAEGTPQQVLESGADTAQYLNGQKRIQVPAERRAGNGKFLELNKASGNNLKNVSVRLPLGNLIVVSGVSGSGKSTLINETLYPILAKHCYNSKVTPMPFQSVKGLEHIDKVIEIDQSPIGRTPRSNPATYCGFFTEIRTLFASVPEAKIRGYAAGRFSFNVKGGRCEICEGGGMKVIEMNFLPDVYVNCEKCNGKRYNRETLEIRYKGKSISDVLNMTVDEACEFFQPVPFLYRKIKVLQEVGLGYITLGQSATTLSGGEAQRVKLATELGKKDTGKTFYILDEPTTGLHFQDISHLLDVLNKLVDRGNTVLVIEHNLDVVKMADYIIDLGPEGGDGGGQILFEGTPEKMVQHKTSHTARFLKAEMN from the coding sequence ATGGCAAAGAAATCAATTCCTTCTTCATCAATACCTGCAAACGATAACGACTTTATTCAGGTAATGGGTGCCCGTGAACACAATCTTAAAAATATAGACATAGCAATTCCCAAAAATAAACTGGTTGTATTTACCGGGGTTAGTGGAAGTGGCAAGTCCTCGCTGGCTTTTGATACCATTTACAATGAAGGTCAGCGAAGATATATGGAAAGCTTTGGTGCTTATGCAAGGCAGTTCATGGGCGATATGGAAAGGCCTGACGTTGATAAAATCACTGGCTTGTCTCCGGTTATTTCTATTGAACAGAAAACGACGAATAAGAATCCCCGTTCAACTGTTGGGACAGTAACAGAAGTTTACGACTTTCTTCGTTTGCTTTTTGCCCGTATTGGTGAAGCGTATAGTTATGAGACCGGAAAAAAAATGGTCAAGTTTAGTGAAGAAGAAATTGTTGAGAATATTTACACCAAGTATAAAAATAAAAAAGTGAGTTTACTGGCCCCGCTGATCAGAGGTAGAAAGGGGCATTACAGAGAACTATTTGAAGACATTAGAAAGAAAGGATTTTTAAAAGTAAGAGTTGATGGAGAGATTCTTGACTTGACTCCCAAGTTGCAGGTTGACAGGTATAAGATACACGATATTGAAGTAGTGATTGACCGTTTGCAGGTAACCGATGATTTAAGAGTGCGCGTAAGCCAGAGTGTGCAGCAAACTTTAAAAATGGGAAAGGATCTGATGTTCTTGTTATTGAATGATTCTAACAAAACGGTTCAATATGCCAAGCAACTAATGTGCGAAGACACGGGGATTTCTTATGAAGAGCCTTCTCCGAATTCTTTTTCCTTTAACTCCCCCTATGGAGCTTGTAATACTTGTAAAGGATTGGGCCATATGTATTCCATTGATTTATCTGCAGTGATACCCGATCCAAATTTGAGTATCAAAGAAGGAGGGATTGCTCCACTCGGCGTGCAAAGGGATGCGTATATGTTCCGAAATGTAGAACAGCTGGCAAGGAAAAATAAAATAAATCTGGACAAGCCTGTTAAGGATTTGCCTGTTGCCGGTTTAAATATTCTATTATACGGAAATCCCGATGGGGATAGCTTAATGGTTGATCCCGCTGAAACAGAGGGTGTAGGTGCAGATCCATATGCAGGTGAGTTTGAAGGGATAATTCCGATGTTGAAGCGTTGGTTTGCCGGTGTAAAATCGGATGGTATGCGGGAGTGGGTTGAACAATACATGGAATTAAAAGTATGTACAAGCTGTAATGGTGACAGATTAAGAAAAGAAAGTCTTTGGTTTAAGATTGATAATAAAAATATTGCAGAACTCAGTGCATTGAATTTAGATAAACTGCAACAATGGTTTACTAACCTTGAAGAAAGACTGAGCAAAAAACAGAATGTAATTGCGAAAGATATTTTAAAAGAAATCAGGGAGCGATTACAATTCCTGCTGGATGTAGGGCTCACTTATCTTTCGTTAAACCGTTCCTCCAGAACCCTTAGTGGGGGAGAGTCGCAGCGGATCAGACTAGCTACGCAAATTGGGTCTCAGTTGCAGGGCATTACTTATATTCTGGATGAACCTTCAATTGGTTTGCATCAGCGGGACAATCATCAGTTGATTCAGGCGTTGAAAAATTTGCGTGATATTGGTAACAGTGTGCTAGTGGTGGAACATGATAAAGATATTATGCTGGCTGCAGATTATCTGGTGGATATTGGTCCGCGTGCAGGTAAATATGGAGGTACTATTGTGGCAGAAGGGACACCACAACAAGTGTTGGAATCCGGTGCAGATACTGCTCAGTATCTGAATGGACAAAAACGTATTCAAGTGCCTGCGGAAAGAAGAGCAGGTAACGGTAAGTTTCTTGAATTGAATAAAGCTTCAGGGAATAATTTGAAAAATGTTTCTGTTCGTTTGCCACTGGGAAATTTAATTGTGGTGAGTGGGGTAAGTGGTAGTGGTAAGAGTACGTTGATTAATGAAACCTTGTATCCTATACTGGCGAAGCATTGTTACAATAGCAAAGTAACGCCTATGCCTTTTCAATCTGTAAAAGGACTGGAGCATATTGATAAAGTAATTGAAATTGATCAGTCGCCAATTGGAAGAACTCCAAGAAGTAACCCCGCTACGTATTGCGGTTTCTTTACCGAAATCAGAACCTTGTTTGCATCAGTACCCGAAGCCAAGATCAGGGGCTATGCGGCTGGCCGTTTCTCCTTTAATGTTAAAGGTGGCCGATGCGAAATTTGTGAAGGGGGGGGCATGAAAGTAATTGAAATGAACTTTCTGCCAGACGTGTATGTGAACTGTGAAAAATGCAATGGAAAAAGATACAATCGCGAAACATTAGAAATCCGTTACAAGGGAAAATCCATCAGTGATGTGCTGAATATGACAGTGGATGAAGCCTGCGAATTTTTTCAGCCTGTTCCTTTTTTATACCGAAAGATAAAGGTATTGCAGGAAGTAGGATTGGGGTATATTACTTTGGGTCAGTCGGCTACAACCCTTAGTGGTGGAGAAGCGCAGCGGGTAAAGCTTGCAACAGAACTTGGTAAAAAAGATACCGGTAAAACTTTTTACATTCTGGATGAACCTACTACCGGATTGCATTTTCAGGACATTAGTCATTTGCTCGACGTTTTGAATAAACTAGTAGACAGAGGCAATACTGTTTTGGTAATTGAACACAATCTGGATGTGGTTAAAATGGCTGATTATATTATTGATTTAGGCCCGGAAGGAGGAGATGGTGGCGGGCAAATTTTATTTGAGGGAACACCGGAAAAAATGGTACAGCATAAAACCAGTCATACTGCCCGCTTTTTAAAAGCCGAAATGAATTAA
- a CDS encoding homoserine dehydrogenase: METHKQLTIGLFGFGVVGEGLYKVLQQTPSLNASIKKVCIKNTEKKRNAPASLFTTDKNILLQDPEINVIVEVIDDSVAAFDIVSTALKNGKSVVSASKKMIADNLPAILALQKETGLPFLYEAAACASIPVIRNLEEYYDNDLLHSIKAIVNGSTNFILTKMFEEKLDFSSALLLAQQLGFAESNPKLDVEGYDALNKWTILLNHAYGVVSSPSEILFTGIQNVQGSDAVVAREKNLDIKLIGQAKKLKNGKVAAFVLPQFVPLQDPLSFVKNEYNGVVIESGFADKQFFYGKGAGSFPTASAVLSDIAALRYNYRYEYKKLYHHQPHQLTNDYYLKVYVSFDDLKYIPKEEFEWIEEWHAQAERKYLIGVLHCSKLINQQWWKQNNTSLILAHEGIIDDIEVVNLKKKSLELAGVI, translated from the coding sequence ATGGAAACCCACAAACAGTTAACAATCGGATTATTTGGATTTGGCGTAGTAGGAGAAGGATTGTACAAAGTTTTACAACAGACTCCTTCGCTCAATGCAAGTATCAAAAAAGTCTGTATTAAAAATACTGAAAAGAAAAGAAATGCACCAGCTTCATTATTTACAACAGATAAAAATATATTATTGCAAGATCCTGAAATCAATGTAATTGTAGAAGTAATTGATGACTCAGTAGCAGCCTTCGATATTGTATCCACTGCATTAAAAAATGGAAAATCAGTAGTAAGTGCCAGCAAGAAAATGATTGCAGATAACTTACCTGCTATACTGGCTTTACAAAAGGAAACAGGTTTACCATTTCTATATGAAGCAGCAGCCTGCGCATCTATACCTGTTATCAGAAACCTGGAAGAGTACTATGACAATGACTTATTACACTCAATCAAAGCAATTGTAAACGGATCCACCAATTTCATCTTAACCAAGATGTTCGAAGAAAAATTGGATTTTTCTTCTGCTCTATTACTGGCACAACAACTGGGTTTTGCAGAAAGCAATCCAAAACTAGATGTGGAAGGATACGATGCATTAAATAAATGGACAATCTTACTGAATCATGCATACGGTGTAGTAAGTAGCCCTTCGGAAATTTTATTTACGGGTATTCAGAATGTGCAAGGGTCGGATGCCGTTGTAGCCAGAGAAAAAAACCTAGATATCAAATTGATAGGACAAGCCAAAAAATTAAAAAATGGGAAAGTAGCTGCATTTGTACTACCTCAATTTGTTCCATTGCAAGACCCGCTTTCTTTTGTAAAAAATGAATACAACGGAGTAGTGATAGAATCAGGTTTTGCAGACAAACAATTCTTTTATGGAAAAGGAGCAGGAAGTTTTCCAACTGCATCAGCTGTTTTAAGTGATATAGCTGCGCTACGTTACAACTATCGATACGAATACAAAAAACTTTACCATCATCAGCCTCATCAATTAACCAATGATTACTACTTAAAAGTATATGTGAGTTTTGACGATCTTAAATATATTCCGAAAGAAGAATTTGAATGGATTGAAGAATGGCATGCTCAAGCTGAAAGAAAATACCTGATTGGTGTTTTACATTGCAGCAAACTCATCAATCAGCAATGGTGGAAACAAAACAACACTTCATTGATTCTAGCACATGAAGGTATTATAGATGATATTGAAGTTGTGAACCTGAAAAAGAAAAGCCTGGAACTAGCAGGCGTAATTTAA
- a CDS encoding NAD(P)/FAD-dependent oxidoreductase, giving the protein MQVDTLIIGQGLCGSFLSWNLLRAGQQVMVVDKEKPYTATKVASGVINPVTGRRIVRTWEIETFMPFAVNAYREMGTELSIELISQCNVLDFHSTPENKIAFTERLKTETEYLSLVDEKKWDSLFHLQFGIGEIHPCWLIQLTDLLSAWRKKLEQVNSIVETDFNPEDVVISAERIQWKDISANRIIYCDGNAGATNPWFQLLPFAPNKGEAIIASIPDLPRNHIYKQSLSVVPWKENLFWIGSTYEWKYEHANPTSAFREKVEFQLQSWLKIPYQIVDHMASERPANIERRPFVGFHPLQKNIGILNGMGTKGCSLAPYFAYQLTQHIINGKPIHPLASIDRFKNILSR; this is encoded by the coding sequence ATGCAGGTAGACACGCTCATCATAGGACAGGGATTATGCGGGAGTTTTTTAAGCTGGAACTTATTGAGAGCTGGCCAGCAGGTAATGGTGGTAGATAAGGAAAAACCTTACACAGCAACCAAAGTAGCCAGCGGAGTTATCAATCCGGTTACGGGGAGAAGAATTGTGAGAACATGGGAAATTGAAACATTCATGCCATTTGCAGTAAACGCTTACCGTGAAATGGGTACCGAATTATCCATTGAATTGATTAGTCAATGCAATGTGCTGGATTTTCACAGTACGCCTGAAAATAAAATTGCCTTTACTGAAAGACTAAAAACAGAAACAGAATATTTATCGCTGGTAGATGAAAAAAAATGGGACTCATTATTTCATCTGCAGTTTGGTATTGGTGAAATTCATCCTTGCTGGCTGATTCAACTAACCGATTTATTATCGGCATGGAGAAAAAAATTAGAACAAGTGAATTCGATTGTTGAAACTGATTTTAACCCAGAAGATGTAGTTATTTCCGCTGAACGTATTCAATGGAAAGACATTTCGGCTAATCGGATTATTTACTGTGATGGAAATGCAGGAGCTACCAACCCATGGTTTCAGCTACTCCCCTTTGCACCCAATAAAGGAGAAGCCATCATTGCCTCCATACCCGATTTACCTAGAAACCATATTTATAAACAAAGCTTGAGTGTTGTACCATGGAAGGAAAACTTATTCTGGATTGGCTCAACCTATGAATGGAAATATGAACATGCCAATCCAACTTCAGCCTTCAGAGAAAAAGTAGAATTCCAATTACAAAGCTGGCTCAAGATACCTTATCAGATTGTAGATCATATGGCCTCTGAGAGACCCGCCAATATTGAGCGAAGACCTTTTGTGGGTTTCCATCCACTTCAGAAAAACATTGGTATACTCAATGGTATGGGAACCAAAGGTTGTAGTTTGGCACCCTACTTTGCTTACCAGCTTACACAGCATATCATTAACGGTAAGCCCATTCACCCACTGGCCAGCATTGATCGTTTCAAGAATATTTTAAGCCGTTAA
- a CDS encoding trans-sulfuration enzyme family protein: MLSATQLIHAIPVDPLTGAISVPIYQTSTFVQESPGVNKGFDYSRSNNPTRAALESLIAELEGGSTGLAFASGLAAIDAVVKLLKTGDEILAVDDIYGGAYRLFTAVYEQYGITVNFVDTSDLKKVADAITAKTKLIWLETPTNPTLKISDIGGIAKIAKANGCLLCVDNTFATPVLQQPLLLGADIVIHSATKYLGGHSDLIAGILVAKEETVGARLKFFQNACGAVLAPFDSWLVIRGIETLHLRMKHHSRTALKLAQYLAQHPAVAHVNYPGLPSHPNHELAIQQGKTGGGIISFTLVNDTNEAAIAVTSNTQLFKLAESLGGIKSLISHPANMTHKSIPAEKRRAAGVKDSLIRLSIGLEEAEDLIVDLASVLDSLEINESSNAYLVNNEY; this comes from the coding sequence ATGCTCAGTGCAACCCAACTCATTCATGCCATTCCGGTAGATCCGCTTACCGGAGCCATTTCGGTACCCATTTATCAGACAAGTACTTTTGTTCAGGAATCTCCCGGCGTTAACAAGGGCTTTGATTATTCCAGATCCAATAATCCTACCAGAGCTGCTTTGGAATCATTGATAGCAGAACTGGAAGGGGGATCAACTGGTCTGGCATTTGCAAGCGGCTTAGCTGCAATAGATGCCGTAGTTAAGCTACTAAAAACGGGGGATGAAATATTGGCTGTAGATGATATTTATGGAGGCGCCTATCGTTTATTCACCGCAGTGTATGAACAGTATGGTATTACAGTAAATTTTGTAGATACCAGTGATCTGAAAAAAGTAGCCGATGCAATCACTGCTAAAACAAAATTAATCTGGCTGGAAACACCCACTAATCCTACTTTAAAAATTTCAGACATTGGAGGCATAGCAAAAATAGCCAAAGCCAATGGGTGCCTACTTTGCGTAGACAATACTTTCGCAACACCTGTATTGCAACAACCATTATTATTAGGCGCGGATATTGTTATTCATAGCGCAACTAAATATTTAGGAGGTCACAGCGATTTAATCGCTGGCATTTTGGTAGCAAAAGAGGAAACGGTGGGAGCAAGACTGAAGTTTTTTCAGAATGCCTGCGGAGCCGTACTAGCTCCTTTTGATAGCTGGCTGGTGATCAGAGGAATTGAAACCCTGCATCTGCGCATGAAACACCATAGCAGAACAGCATTGAAATTGGCTCAATACCTTGCACAACACCCTGCAGTGGCCCATGTAAACTACCCAGGGCTTCCCTCACACCCAAATCATGAACTAGCTATTCAACAAGGCAAAACAGGAGGAGGTATTATTTCCTTCACTTTGGTTAATGATACCAATGAAGCAGCTATTGCTGTCACAAGTAATACGCAACTATTCAAATTAGCAGAAAGCTTAGGAGGAATTAAAAGTTTAATCTCTCATCCAGCGAATATGACGCATAAGTCCATCCCTGCAGAAAAAAGAAGAGCAGCCGGTGTAAAAGACAGTTTGATTCGCTTATCAATAGGATTAGAAGAAGCTGAAGATTTAATTGTAGACCTAGCAAGCGTTTTAGATTCGCTTGAAATTAATGAAAGCAGTAATGCTTATTTAGTAAACAACGAATATTAG
- a CDS encoding phosphatase PAP2 family protein — protein sequence MTTLNTNAYKTASSLSIVLGILLLLFSYLGGKEELFLLLNGNLGTIADYFFAAFTFAGDGILWVPVALYFIFYRRKWLPLVLSAIVFSTLFVQTGKKIIYPNEARPTAAIEASATNPIHRVEGVTVHTNNSFPSGHTTTAFSLFLLGTLVIPYRYFWIPGFIMAILAGYSRVYLAQHFPLDVGAGIICAFCSIWISLKIQQLADAKKKKSENKRA from the coding sequence TTGACAACCTTAAATACCAACGCATACAAAACAGCAAGTTCACTCAGTATCGTTTTGGGTATCTTGTTACTATTATTTAGTTATCTGGGGGGTAAGGAAGAGTTGTTCCTGCTATTAAACGGGAATCTGGGTACAATAGCAGATTATTTTTTTGCCGCATTTACATTTGCAGGAGACGGAATACTCTGGGTACCTGTTGCCTTATACTTTATTTTTTATCGTCGTAAGTGGTTACCCCTGGTTTTGAGTGCCATCGTGTTTTCAACGCTATTTGTACAAACTGGAAAAAAAATTATTTACCCGAACGAGGCAAGACCTACTGCAGCCATTGAAGCTTCTGCAACCAATCCAATTCATAGGGTAGAGGGTGTAACCGTGCATACCAATAATAGCTTCCCCTCGGGCCATACCACAACAGCCTTCAGTTTATTCCTACTGGGAACACTGGTAATCCCCTACCGCTATTTCTGGATTCCCGGGTTTATAATGGCTATATTAGCTGGGTATTCCAGGGTATATCTGGCACAACATTTTCCTTTGGACGTTGGTGCAGGCATAATCTGCGCCTTCTGTTCCATATGGATTTCCTTGAAAATCCAACAATTGGCAGATGCTAAGAAAAAGAAATCAGAAAATAAAAGGGCTTAA
- a CDS encoding M20/M25/M40 family metallo-hydrolase, which produces MKFFSSFLFAGLITTVVSAQVKPEWTTIFTKINTEVNQHSKAYSSLKTATETIGHRLTGSANGKKAEEFAYNLLKSYGFKDVKYQPFEVESWSRGSLTVKIGSDRNNLQTVKAVSLAHAPVKANVNMELVDMGNGLEEDYTSNPGKANGKIAVVYLGILPGSKPGLKNLHRSEKTALSTKYGAKGIIIINTATGGILLTGTASVTGKLIPDPAVCIGKEDGMKLKEEMTKATHYASIDMTNQSGFIKARNVIATIKGKSQPKEKVIIGGHLDSWDLATGAIDNGIGSFAVLDMARTFQALQLQPERTVEFVMFMGEEEGLLGSRAYVDQAMKNKSINQIRYMLNYDMTNDPKGFSTTIIESKELFEGIGSIAQTFDTSYKNLFNHGAGLHSDHQPFMLQGIPTGGGAGGRLPNNAGPCYHADCDDFKLVDEKGLKNTVRYGAMLLYGVADSKELKARRFTNLEVRDFMIKNNLKEALQIAGEWRWD; this is translated from the coding sequence ATGAAATTCTTCTCAAGTTTTCTTTTTGCAGGGTTGATTACAACTGTTGTTAGTGCCCAGGTAAAGCCTGAATGGACAACCATATTCACTAAAATTAATACGGAAGTAAATCAGCATTCCAAAGCATATAGCAGTTTAAAAACGGCAACGGAAACCATTGGTCACCGTTTAACGGGATCTGCAAACGGAAAGAAGGCGGAGGAATTTGCCTATAATTTATTGAAGTCCTATGGCTTTAAAGACGTGAAATATCAACCCTTTGAAGTAGAAAGTTGGAGTAGGGGCAGTTTAACTGTCAAAATTGGTTCTGACAGAAATAATTTACAAACCGTTAAAGCTGTTTCTCTGGCACATGCTCCTGTTAAAGCCAATGTAAATATGGAATTGGTTGATATGGGAAATGGCCTTGAAGAAGACTATACCAGTAATCCCGGAAAAGCGAATGGGAAAATTGCTGTTGTATATCTTGGTATTTTACCAGGCTCTAAGCCCGGTTTAAAAAATTTACATAGATCTGAAAAAACAGCATTGTCAACCAAGTACGGGGCAAAGGGAATCATCATCATCAATACGGCCACTGGAGGTATTCTGTTGACCGGAACAGCTTCTGTAACTGGAAAATTGATACCCGATCCTGCGGTTTGTATTGGGAAGGAAGATGGGATGAAATTGAAAGAAGAAATGACGAAAGCAACCCATTATGCATCCATTGATATGACCAATCAGTCTGGTTTTATAAAAGCCAGAAATGTGATTGCTACCATTAAGGGAAAATCACAACCCAAAGAAAAAGTTATCATCGGAGGTCACCTCGACAGCTGGGATCTGGCAACCGGTGCTATTGATAATGGAATCGGTTCTTTTGCTGTATTGGATATGGCCAGAACTTTTCAAGCTTTACAATTGCAACCAGAAAGGACGGTAGAATTTGTTATGTTCATGGGTGAAGAAGAAGGATTATTGGGATCAAGAGCCTATGTTGATCAGGCGATGAAGAATAAAAGTATTAACCAGATCAGGTATATGCTGAACTATGATATGACCAATGATCCTAAGGGTTTTTCAACTACCATTATTGAAAGCAAAGAATTGTTTGAAGGCATTGGTTCAATTGCGCAAACTTTTGATACCAGTTATAAAAACTTATTCAATCATGGCGCTGGTTTGCATAGCGATCATCAGCCTTTTATGTTGCAGGGCATTCCAACGGGTGGGGGAGCTGGTGGCAGATTGCCTAATAATGCAGGTCCCTGTTACCATGCAGACTGTGATGATTTTAAACTAGTGGATGAGAAAGGATTAAAGAACACCGTTCGCTATGGCGCAATGCTACTATATGGTGTAGCTGATTCCAAAGAATTAAAAGCCAGAAGATTCACCAATTTGGAGGTTCGCGATTTCATGATCAAGAATAACCTGAAAGAAGCTTTACAGATTGCCGGTGAATGGCGTTGGGATTAA